GAACATTGAAATGAATTGGGTGGGCCAAATGAGGTACTGCCTAACTCTTCCTTTGCTCCTTTTCATTAAGTCTCAGGTCCTTTCTCACCTGAGTCACGGCATTAATTTCTTTACTgtttgggctgtttccaccttGTTCCCCACCCCTGTCTCCTATGCTCCCAGAATAAATTTTAGGAATCTGAAATACTGTCACTTTCCTCCTTGAAGTTTCTCAGTAGTTTGGCATAGCCTTCAAAATGCAGCCTAAAAAGCCATGGGTTGCACCATTCATGTCTTCCAGCCTTTTTCTGTAATACTTCAGACTTGCACACCCACTTCTGTGAACTCTTCCATCCCCCGGGCTTCTGTACATGCTATTCCCACTGCTTATAACACTCTTCCCCATCGCATACTTCTATTTAACCCCCACTCATTTTCAAACCcagtaaaaacaaatttcttcTCTGGAATCTATTCACTGAGCCCAGCCCACGCCTGGAGCTTCTTCCTCATGATTCCTGCTGAGTTCCCACAACATCCAGTACACACCTTTATCATAAAATCACACCACTTATCATACTAATAGGTAAATGCCCTGTCTTCTCCACTCCACTGCGacttccttgagggcaggggggCCTTGGGTTCACTCTGTGTCTCCAGTGCCAGGCCCTGGATGTGGCACACAGCAGATGCTCAGTTCATATAAGAATGCTAAGTGTGTATTTTGAAATCATGACGTAATACACAATCTTCCACTTTGAAACTCAAAAAGAAGGAACATTTTCTGTTTGAAAACTATTGTTTCTTCTCTGCTTCTAAAAATACAACTGAATTGGTATACATGGCCAGAGAACTCCAGCCAGCAGGAGTTAATCTAGGACTTGTGAAATACTCATATTCCCTGGATTTGGCTTTTATTAATACAATATACCAGGTGGAGTTTtaacaattttagaaaaatgtaaaagtgcAACTGGCATCTCTACACTACGCTGTACAGGATCACATTGTAAACACAGCCTTAACAAACCAAAGCACTTCTTTTCATAGGACAGTATTTTCCTTATAGTGGGATTACAACtgaacaaaaaatatttacatcttaTGCAGATCCCTATAAGTTCAGAGTAACAGGAGGAGCAGCTTTCCTTTACTACACCTGTCAAAGAGTAGATcccactgaaaaagaaaacctcagatcTACCTCTTAGATAATTTAAGTTTAAAAGATGGACCCCAAACCATAACTTGGTTCCCATACCACTCCTCAACTACCATGCACCAGAAGGAACATAAAATGACTTATTCACAAAGAATTTCTCACTACTGGAATTATGTGCTAGTACTGCCAGCGGCTCTGGAAGTGTTTAGGCAGGTTTATGCTGAGTAATATGTTTAGGTGGTGCATGCATTCTAATTCAGAGTTTTGCCCATATTAAGATAAACTTCCTGTGCCTATTGACAACAACAGAGATCTGTTTACTCTGGCTTTATCTCCAAGCTAAACaagttttaaagaaatactaGAGAGAAATTGGAGTATTTCTTTAATGTAGGAGGCTTATATTTTGGTTGTAACAAGAATGGTGTTCTCAAGCTAGATCTACCCTGAAAGTTTATGATTGTACTTCAGGTATTAGACTTTCTAGAAACTGTGgttagaaaaaattaaagatctaaCTTTCTAGTATGCTTCTATACTCAGTGGCTTCTTGGCACTGCTTGGCATGACATTATCAAAAAATGTCATGATGTGGTAAAGAGTTCTACTAAAGACAGGAAACcattatttctgctttttcatACTCTTTATTGCCAACAGTTTAAAATggtcaacataaaaaaaaaaagacattttgataATAAATACTGCTCTTTGGgctgtaataaataaaaagtttattaacaAGGAATGCACTTTTCCAGCCACAAGTATCTtcaaaaattaatggaaaaaaaaattatatatggcCATAGTTCACAGTTACGCAGCCAAAAGCTGCTCCAATTACAGCCTTTAAACAACATGGGagcttcctcccttctccctccccttcagGAAGTATATTCACAGTTCCAAGTCCTCTGGCTGAAATGCTCTCAACAGAGAGAATTTAAGAATCAATGCACCTTTCTGCAAAATTGTCTGAAAAACCTTTTAAAACAGGTATCTCAACGAAAACTGCATTCTGGTTCACTCTTGGATTGTCCAAAGTCAAGAACTGTATGCCTTAGCCTGTTCTGGTTCCACCCAGTCCAGCAGGCCACAGGGGAATTGTTTTCGTACCACCACATGTCCATCTTCTTCAACATGCTCTAGATCATTCTACTGGCTTCCCTGTAGATCTCACAGTGGAAAAGAGGAGTCCCGTAGGGTCCATTCGAAGTCTTTTAGTTACATCTTTGTAAGAGCATGTTCAGGGCATATTCCATTCGATTTTTTAATTCTAATGAACAGCCAGACATCAGCAGAGTTGTCAGTCTGAAAGTTGTAGATATCCTATCTTCATTGATGTAAGTGAGAAGGTATTCTTCATTTTGGCTACAGATGATTATTTTTGTATGATCATGGTAGAAATtcaccttaaaaaataaacataaatattagaTCTCTCAAAATAttcaagaattagaaaaattcaGTCAATTACTAAACTGGCTAGGCACAGATTTTTCTGTGTAGGACCTAAACATGCGCTTTCCTGAAGAGTTCATTTACCTGAAAGGTGCCATCATTAAAGAGCATCATTAGGGCCTTATCAGATTTTAGCCACTGAAGGAGGTAGAGCCGAGGTCTTCGAATATCAGTAACACTAGGCAGATCTCCACCCTGGAAGAGATTAGGAGAGTGAGTTAGTGCCTACAAAGATTTTGTAGCATGCACTCTATTATTATTCTAAGAAAATCCTCTCAAACTTAAGCAAGCATCAGAGTGGCTTTGGAaatccctgcctccacctcccagagattctgattcagtacaTCAAGGAGAGGACAGGAGAATCTGTTTCTAACAAGCTTCAAAGTGATGCAGATGCTACTGCTCTGTGGACTACACTTCAAATGTCACCACTCTAAAGTCACGGTACTTACATCCATGAGGTTCTCCTCCATGTAATGAGAAAAGTATTTCAGCACCGTCACTTGACTAATAAATTGCTCAGGAGCAtctgttgctgggaaaactgagcaTTGGCCAAGCTCTGCGTAATAGTGAACTGTTCTATAAAAACAGGAatgaaagggagagaagaggaaaaaaatagaagcagtTAATCACTGTTTTTAGATTTCTTTAGTGCAAGACTAGAGAACTGACAGGATTTCATTAATTGATACACTTACTTTTTGTCTGGAAGGAGGCTCATGTGAGCACCATTGTTGAAAAGGACACCGACGGTGTGGTCTGAAAGCTGGTACCCGAAGCCGTATTTGTTAGAGTAATCAACCCATTTGGTGACCCACTGAAATGATGTGCTCAGCTGCTCTTTGGGAATGCAATCAGCTTCTGGCATGTTTTCCAGACATCCCCGAAGAACTCTTGCCACTGTGTCTGCAACACTTCCCATCGTACTGTCTTCAAGGCCTgaaaaggcagagagaaatgTTTCAAGTTATACAATATTTTAGCAATAAAACCTCGGGTTTGGTAGATGCTAAGTTTCACTCCATTAATTCAAAAGACATAGAACTCAAGATTATTTTCCAATTCCGGTAATCTTACTACTTCGATGTTAGATTAAGCTACAAAGTAAATTGACttaaattattatgtatttaGCAGTGGCATTTAgagttttgttatttaaaatatgattgaCAACCACTTACAttcactgctgctgctgcagctgccaaGCGTCCCTCTGACTATCATCCGAATAGCATCCCCAATCTGCTGCTTGTTTTCTACTGCGGGTGTTCCAGACCTGGCAACTGTGGTGGTAGGTGGCTGGAGCTCCTTAGGAGAGAGAAGATTTATGCAATGAGTCAAGCATCTAAATTCATTTAAGGTTGAGAATTCCAGATTAAGATGAGAGTGAGGCAATTGCTGGGAAAGCTTATCAAAAAGCAATGGACACAAGCCAGATAAAAGATAACGCAATAACGCGCTTGCATGCACTGTAAAACTGAAAGACTTCCTTTTAGTTTTAACTTCCCTTTCAAAGGGTTTGAAGAAAAACTTCAGTAAATATGACATTTTTGAACCATGATAATCATAGTCCAAGAGCTATTTAATAAAGAGTGGACGTAATGTAAAGTGTGAATATCTACTTTAATCTTTCCCAACACACCTCATCTGTCCTGTGTTTGCTGGGTTGCTGAGTTATTGAAGTCTTTTTCAAATCATGCCTAAGCTTGTAGATGTCTTCATCTTCTTTAGACACTCTATCTGTATATCAAGAAACAGAATTACAAACATTAGTCTATCTTAACAAGGTAGGAACAGGGTTAGCCATATCTTCTCCTTCTTGCATTACTGACCAACTTATGACCATCCTGGACAAAAATAGCATTTTACCTTTGCCATTAGCTGCAACTACCCCAAAAGCCCTCTTTAATGTTTGCAAAATACAAAGCTATCAATCACAATTCAAGGTATGGATTTATTATGCTATAAATATCAACATTTAAGAATATGCAAATATGGCCAAGTTATGCTaatataaaattctcttttaactaatttaaatataaatttaaatataatattgggtacaaaaaggaaaagaagtcttgTTAACTTACTATGTGTGTCAATATatcttgctttgtcttttttgCCACCAAAGAGAGCAGCAGCTGCTTTCTTAAAGAAATTCTTAGCTGGGCTTGATAAGTGGAAATCTGGAACTGTGTGACAACAGCTGGAAGACAGTCTGTCCGGAGTGAAGCCCTGTGGAACATTAGAAAAGGCCTTCAGTAACCTGTCAGGTAACTGGGATCAATACCatgtaattaaaacaaaagataGTGCACCAACCTGCAAAAAAAAGTCATGTCGAATGATGTCATCCAAACTGGGACGATCCTCTGGGTTTTTGGACAACATACTAGCAATTAAGTGCTTGGCAGGAGCCAGCAATGAGGACGGCATTGTATACCTTGCTTCCCTTATGCACCTATAAGTTTCTTTGAGATTTGTAGTTTCAAATGGGGGCCTCCCTAGTAACATTGTATACCTGTGTGCAAAGAAACACATCTTTAGCAATGGTCATAAAGCAACTCAAGTGTTAAAATTTAAAtccaaatttgctttttaattattcTGCTGCATTTACTTACATGACACAGCCCAGGGCCCAAATGTCTGATTCACAGCCATGTCCTTGTTTGTTCAGGACTTCAGGAGAGAGATAGTTCGGGGTACCACATATCGTTCTGGAAAGATGAAATATTGAGATCGTGTTAGGAATTACTCCACTATTTAAACTTGGTTCTCTTGACGTGACTTGATGGGAGACAAAATCTTAAACAAAATCTTAATATCTACAGTGAATTTCTATTTGGAAACATTTGACTTTTAGCATCTGAACAATTGAGATCTGACCAAGTGAGTTTTGGTAATTTTTTACAGTGCACACACATTGTTTTAGCCCACATGCAACGTGTGGTTAACCAAATAAAACCAGGGACGTCGTGgcattttatacatttcaggCCAAGAAAAGACTTCATTGACTGCTTTCATAATCAATTTAGAGGCACAGCGTGCTCTGTCTAGTCCATAGTGGGCATTCagtaagtatttctttaaattaacATTGCTATGATTTATAGATGTTATCACTGGACCTCTGAAACATGAAATGCAAAACAGCGAAGGCATGTTTGGTCTCTCCACAAAACCCTACTAGGATGCATCTTTCGGACTCTTACCTCCTTCTGTGTTCCAAGGGTTCTAGCCTGGCTGCCAAACCGAAGTCCCCAACTTTTAGTTCCATGGCTTCATTAATAAAAAAGTTCCCTAGatgataaacaaaaaaaaaaaaagtgaatcctTTTGAAAATGCATTCTAAACAAGTACACATACATCCACTTTGGAGCCAGGCAGCCAATTGTTATATGAAAGACGCCCATTCAAAAGCAAGATTGCAGACGCTAGATCCCAATTAAGAACATTCATATGTAAAaatagacagagagagaaaaggaactCTAACACAAAACTCAGCTTTTGGCATCAAGGACTTACCTAGTTTGAGATCTCTGTGCAAGATTTCTTGTTCATGAAGGTATTTCAGTCCAGACACAATCTGCCTGAGGTAGTATCGAACTTCTGGCTCTGTCAACACCTTTCTTGCTTTCAAAATATGAGCCATTGactaggaagagaagaaggaaaaaagagaatgtgTCAAACAGTTATCAAAATCACTGGTTTCCCTTTGCAGGATATGCAATGAAAGTTAACTTTGCAGTGTAAATACTGCCACAGCTAAAATACCAgataaaatactttttgaataCCGTGTTAATTCGGGGTAAGTAAATGTTCTCAAATAGGAGTTGACACTTACCCTTCTACTGCAGTATTCCAAGAGaatgtaaatgttttctttgtccTCAAAGTAGTGGTAAAACTGCACTACATGCTTATGATGAAGAATTCTGTGAAGCTCTATTTCTTTGTCAATCTAAATGAAAAAGCAAGGCAAGGCTTATTAGCCTCCAGTCACCTCGGAAAAGCCAGTGATTACACATGCAGAAGACATTTTCCTAACAGGGAAGGGCCATCCCTGCACACAAAGAAAATACTTTACTCAAGAGTCATACACACCTTTTCCCTTTGATGAGGTTTAGCTACTCTGCTGTGAGGAATAATTTTTGCGGCGTAGACTTTGTTATTTGTCAAATCTGTCATCTCGTAACATTTTGCAAAGCCACcctgaaaagaaacaaagccgAGACGGAATTGAGTATGGCACAAAAATGGACggcagatatttaaaataaataaataaatgggaagaaagaaaagcaaaaaaaaaaaattgaggaatgGAGAAGGGTGGTCAGAGGAAGGCATTCGACTTCGTTAAAGCTCCCTCATGAAGAGAAACGCATTGCTGGAAACAGCAACTTCAAACAGTTTTTTTCCTATAATATAAAGGGGAGCTTTATGGAGGGAGTTGGAGCGGGGAGACATGAAAAATAATGTCTGATGAGACTTGTTAGGAAAATTCCCTCGGAgcagatggagggagagaggtcTGATACAGAAAGCCCTCGCTTCCAGACTCAAGATGCATTTCTCTGGGCTGCGGGGTGGCACACAGttgtgaggctaaggcaggcaaaGCCGATCCCCAGCGCTGCCGGTGCACAAAAGCCAGGCAGCAGGTGAGGAGCCCACCTCGCGCTGGGATCTGACCCCCGAAAAACCTGGAAGCGGCGGGCGCGGGACCCCGCGGGCCTGCCCGGCTTGGGGTCGCCCGGACAGACCTCCCGCCCGCCAGCCCGCCCGGCAGCCCGGCGCCCTCCGCTTGTCACCTTTCCCAGCACTTTGCCCCGGCAGTAGCGCTTCCCCGTCGTGGGGTCGACGATAATCCGCGAGATCTCGGGCCCCGAGTGcgaatggtggtgatggtggtgcgGGGCCGCCGGGGGCACCTGCGCCTGGGACTGAGGTGGCTGCGATTCCTCGGGGGGCTGCGGCGGCCGCTTCTTCTTCGAGTCCCCTCCGCAACCCTTGCCCAGCGCCTGCTCGCACATTTTGGTGCTGGCGGCTGGCTGGTAGGTGATAGTCCGCAAAAGCTCCATGATAGCCTTGCCGGCCCGCACTGCCCACTGCCACCCCCTAGGCGCGGTCACACGTCCGAGTCGGCCGTGGCCCTCGCACCCCTGCCTCCGGTGCCAACGCGCACCTTACACCCCGGTCCACTTGTGCGAGTGAGAAGGCTCGGCGAAGTCTTATATACTGGGCGGCGGGAAGGGGGCGGAGACTCGATACGCGACACCGCGACACGGCCGACGCCCCGCCCCACGGCCTGCCGAGCGCGCTTGGCCGGGAAGCAGGTCCTGTCCTGCCACCTAGGTCTCGCTTCGGAGCGGAGCCGCGCGCCTCGAACGCCGGCCGCCGGGAACTCTCGCAGCCACGGGAAGGCCTTCAGGGCCGTCTGTGGGCCCTGCTGCCACGTTCTTCGAaggctctgagcctcagtttagaAAACAGAATCCCGAGGGCCGATGCCTggccccacccccgccccagccGCCTGGTGTCAGGGCAGTGCCGTGACCGGAGCGAGTTGGGCGCGGGTGTAGACGCAGTCCCTCCCCCGCACAGCCCTTCCCCGCCGCCCCACGACCCGGCGCCTCTTGTGTCAAGGTATCAGGGTGCCCGGAGCCCGCCGCACGGGCACGCGAGGCCTCCTCCGGCCGTGTGACAAGGCCCCGCGCGTGACGCGCTCGTTGGTGTCTAGCTGGGGCAGTGCCGAGAGGCCGTGCGGGTGAAAGGCCGGAATTCGGGGAGCCGGGCATTCGAGCCCATCGCCGCATCGCGCTGGGGCAGACTCGGGCCCGCACGCTGGGATCCCGGGCCGATCGGCCAACAGTGCCAGTGCTGGCCCCCGCCCATCCCCCTAGAGCGAGCCTCTGTCCGAGGTCAGCCCCTGAACCTTGGAGAACGAGGTCGACGCCTCGGCAAGGCGTCCTCCGCCGGTAGCCCGATGATTGGAAAGCAAGGGCGCCATCTTGTGGAATGTTCCGGAAGTGCCGTTAGGTGTCAAGTGGGCAGCGGTTGACGACAGTGGGGCTTTGACAGTTACTGGTACTAAAAATCGATGCCGATTGTGAGTTTGCAGAGTCATCTATGACTTCTTCCGAATGCATCTGTTGAGATGGCTCATGAACTGCCCTGGTTCCTGGAGAGTCAATCCGAGACTTTCTGGGGGTAGGGGGATTGGTAGGATGAAGAGAGCGCAGGCCAGTGAGTGCAAACACGGCTTAGTTTCCAATTTCCAGATTTTACTGTGCAGTTTGACCTAGGAAcacgttttttttgtttgttttgttttcttgttctaATTACGATAGCGTAACATTTGAGGACTGTGCAGTATTTTGAAATGCCTTATTTAATCCTACAACAATTCTGAGTGAGTAATATtgtaaggaaggaaaaataattttctacctTTCAAAGTTTTGGCCTGGGTGCCTGTAACcagacagattaacaagaaaacaaagaagtttgttAACATGTATGTGTCATATATACATGGGAGATAACCAGGAAAATGAGAGATGGTTTAAAATCGGGCTTAAATACTATCTTTAgctaaaccaaaagaaaagattGTGGAGCAGGCAAGTTAAGGAACCATGACCAGGAAATGTACGGTAAATAGGATTGGggtttcttatttcttctttcataagTTTTTCATGACTTAGAGTCATTCTTCCTGGTACAGAGGAGACACTCTTACAAATGGAGTTTTGTGgggggctttttgttttgtttttttagtaaatGTACATTTCCCTTACAAAAGGGTAATATGCCATTTTTAGAGCGTCTCCTCGGTCTGCTGCTTCTcaaaataattatctcaaaataatctttattcCAGGGCCACATTTGAGGTggcatattattattatcctacattattattcccattttatagatgaggcttGGAGGATTTAAGTAACTATTCTATATTTTTACTAGATCATCGAGGTTAGGTTAATTGGCAGCACACTTGAATCTTTTTACCTATGTTAACAAGATATGGTAAACAGTGTTTTGAAGCTAAATTCCGGAGACATTTAGAATACCAGATTATTGAATCCCTGGAAGGTACATACAAAAAGGGTTGCTGCAGTCCACTGTCAAATTTAGGTATGTATGGTGTCAACATTAacagaacatttacaaaaatactGTGTCTCAAATACTTCCAGCATAATGTGGAAAAGAGGCTCATTGCCAttagagaggagaaagggaaaggctTTGCCATTgtagaggagaaagggaaagtcTTTGCTGTCGCTTCTGTTTTTGATTCTTTAAAGAGTGCAGGGCAAGTCCAGGCATGTTTCTCATAAGTGACAATAGACTTTAACCCCGAGATTGTCAAGGATGGAATAAGAGGTGGGGCTTAGGGGTGGAAATTCAGAATTACGTAATCATCCTCTTTATTCATAAGCCTAGGGGTGACCTTTGCTTCCCAGATTTATGCAAACCTACTCTCTAAGATGTAGAAGGCTTGCAGGTTTAGAAAATATTACTAGAATTTCTCAAAGCTAGTTTACACACCATGTCTTTGTGGTTGATAAtaaactatgtgtgtgtgtgtatacatatatgtgtatgtgtatgtgtattcatctgtggcctaagaaaaaaattgaagaatagATTGgcgtgatttaaaaatatatatatatttcaattacTTCTTTGATTAGCATACACTATGGTATGTATCTTTACCAAATGGACTTCAGTATTTGATAAATTATTGAACATTCCATGTGAAATTCAGGTCTGTTTTCCACAACATGgaggcatttaataaaatattaacgcTTTGTAAGTCTTATGGTGTTTTCTTTCCAActgagaaaatgatttttttgggggggagttGTGGTGCCATCATGTGGACAGAACCAAAATTGTAGTCCatagaacaaaaaaggaaataaatgtacTTTCTATTCGGTAGAATAATTACTAAATATCATGGGGTCAATTTGGTAACCAGTAGGAAGGAAAAAATGGATCCATACTTCATATGTGACTTAATTTCAAGCAAATGAAAGTTTGAAATATGTGAAATTATAAGACAATAAGAGAATTCTTTCATAGCCTTTGAGTGTGGTAGAACTTTCAACTGTTTACAAAATCTagaatccttaaaaaaaaaacaagattaattaatgtaactatatataaacaaaaccttttcattgatttaaaataacaaaacaccataaataAAGTCAAAGGATAAATAACACTAGAAAACTTTTCAACTCATCAGAGAAAGAGCTTATCTTCCTATTATGTAAAAACTCCTACAATTGAATAAAATACCAATTATCcaatagaaaacaaatggttCTTATATTTGCTCAATTTCATTCAT
This DNA window, taken from Macaca fascicularis isolate 582-1 chromosome 6, T2T-MFA8v1.1, encodes the following:
- the PLK2 gene encoding serine/threonine-protein kinase PLK2, yielding MELLRTITYQPAASTKMCEQALGKGCGGDSKKKRPPQPPEESQPPQSQAQVPPAAPHHHHHHSHSGPEISRIIVDPTTGKRYCRGKVLGKGGFAKCYEMTDLTNNKVYAAKIIPHSRVAKPHQREKIDKEIELHRILHHKHVVQFYHYFEDKENIYILLEYCSRRSMAHILKARKVLTEPEVRYYLRQIVSGLKYLHEQEILHRDLKLGNFFINEAMELKVGDFGLAARLEPLEHRRRTICGTPNYLSPEVLNKQGHGCESDIWALGCVMYTMLLGRPPFETTNLKETYRCIREARYTMPSSLLAPAKHLIASMLSKNPEDRPSLDDIIRHDFFLQGFTPDRLSSSCCHTVPDFHLSSPAKNFFKKAAAALFGGKKDKARYIDTHNRVSKEDEDIYKLRHDLKKTSITQQPSKHRTDEELQPPTTTVARSGTPAVENKQQIGDAIRMIVRGTLGSCSSSSECLEDSTMGSVADTVARVLRGCLENMPEADCIPKEQLSTSFQWVTKWVDYSNKYGFGYQLSDHTVGVLFNNGAHMSLLPDKKTVHYYAELGQCSVFPATDAPEQFISQVTVLKYFSHYMEENLMDGGDLPSVTDIRRPRLYLLQWLKSDKALMMLFNDGTFQVNFYHDHTKIIICSQNEEYLLTYINEDRISTTFRLTTLLMSGCSLELKNRMEYALNMLLQRCN